One window of Cohnella hashimotonis genomic DNA carries:
- a CDS encoding sensor histidine kinase, which translates to MRRYSGITVKLLLAFFAVLLISFAITMFVSDRFVRSQLRDRNDQMEARQLDVTAALVRSAYREQWSRAQLTSALQMSGGPNRTIVILNSAGEVVLQSGNPGAGGSVELDPQALKETLAARDKHWRPGDASGEGKIRIAAGPVGGDVTWNAQTILVVSQAFQQDFNVFSGLFRNIMITMLVVSTIMVLIVSRSMTARLRRMTQAARDIAKGKFDIRLPDRHRDEIGELASSLNHMSAELGSLDRMRREFLANVSHDLRSPLTSIGGFVEAMLDGAVPQEKEMHYLGLVREQTQRMNRLVNDLLDVARMEAGQLEISPVPYNLSSWIRGLLARMSPDAERRGIKLELIGDAEDLWVTADPDRIDQVLANLVLNAIQFSPNGRTVQVEAVRDGERARISVRDRGVGIPGGELDKIWQRFYKSDKARSARTGSGLGLAIVQFVLEKHGTAASVDSAEGVGTVFTFSLPLAEQPSHPPYSARDGI; encoded by the coding sequence TACCGTCAAGCTGCTGCTCGCCTTTTTTGCCGTGCTGCTGATCTCCTTCGCCATTACGATGTTCGTCTCCGACCGCTTCGTTCGTTCGCAGCTGCGGGACCGCAACGACCAGATGGAAGCGCGGCAGCTCGACGTGACCGCAGCGCTCGTGCGCAGCGCCTACCGCGAGCAATGGAGCCGCGCGCAGCTGACGTCGGCGCTCCAGATGAGCGGCGGGCCGAACCGGACGATCGTCATTTTGAACAGTGCCGGAGAGGTCGTGCTCCAGTCGGGCAACCCGGGCGCAGGCGGGAGCGTCGAGCTCGACCCGCAAGCCTTGAAGGAGACGCTGGCTGCCCGGGACAAGCATTGGCGGCCCGGCGACGCATCCGGCGAAGGGAAGATCCGGATCGCGGCCGGACCGGTCGGCGGGGACGTCACTTGGAACGCACAGACGATTTTGGTCGTCTCGCAGGCGTTTCAGCAGGATTTCAACGTATTCAGCGGCCTGTTCCGCAATATCATGATCACGATGCTAGTCGTCTCTACGATCATGGTGCTTATCGTCTCGCGAAGCATGACGGCGAGACTCAGGCGCATGACGCAGGCGGCCAGAGACATCGCCAAAGGCAAGTTCGATATTCGTTTGCCGGACCGGCATCGCGACGAGATCGGCGAATTGGCTTCTTCGCTCAATCATATGTCCGCCGAGCTCGGGAGCCTCGACCGGATGCGCAGGGAGTTTCTCGCCAACGTCTCGCACGATCTCAGATCGCCGCTCACCTCGATTGGCGGCTTCGTCGAGGCGATGCTGGACGGCGCCGTTCCGCAGGAGAAGGAGATGCATTACCTGGGGCTCGTCCGCGAGCAGACGCAGCGGATGAACCGGCTCGTAAACGACCTGCTCGATGTCGCGCGCATGGAGGCGGGACAGCTTGAGATCTCGCCCGTGCCGTATAACCTCAGCAGCTGGATCCGGGGACTGCTCGCCCGCATGTCTCCCGATGCGGAACGCAGGGGCATCAAGCTCGAGCTGATCGGGGACGCGGAAGATCTATGGGTGACGGCGGATCCGGACCGGATCGACCAGGTGCTCGCGAACCTCGTGCTGAACGCGATTCAATTTTCGCCGAACGGACGGACCGTGCAGGTCGAAGCGGTTCGCGACGGAGAACGCGCGCGAATCAGCGTCCGGGACCGCGGTGTCGGGATTCCCGGCGGGGAGCTCGATAAAATCTGGCAGCGTTTCTATAAATCCGACAAAGCCCGCTCCGCTCGAACGGGCAGCGGACTGGGTCTGGCCATCGTCCAATTCGTGCTTGAGAAGCATGGCACCGCGGCTTCCGTAGACAGCGCCGAAGGGGTGGGCACGGTGTTCACCTTCTCGCTGCCGCTGGCGGAGCAGCCGTCCCATCCGCCTTATTCCGCCCGCGACGGCATCTGA